The Spirosoma radiotolerans genome has a window encoding:
- a CDS encoding NADP-dependent oxidoreductase: MKAVVLSDWGGAENFTVQDIPTPAIKPDEVLVKVKAFGVNPADFKTRSGAAPYSKDYSHPIVLGWDMAGEVVEAGTDVTTFKPGDAVYGMVNFPKPGQAYAEYVAAPAAHLALKPATLSFEEAAAAPLAVLTAWQALTEHGQLKAGENVLIQAASGGVGHLGVQLAKALGAYVIGTASGKNEAFVRSLGADAFIDYTQTSVEESVSDIDLVFDTAGADTIMASAKVLKPNGRLISIAYGAMDKVLAVRPDIRAERILVHTSGDDLRTINEFIDADKLKISVSEVLPASQIADAHQKLESRRTTGKIVLTFS; the protein is encoded by the coding sequence ATGAAAGCCGTTGTATTAAGCGATTGGGGCGGTGCCGAAAACTTCACCGTTCAGGATATACCCACACCCGCTATCAAGCCCGATGAAGTCCTAGTTAAGGTCAAGGCATTTGGCGTAAACCCCGCCGACTTTAAAACCCGTAGTGGTGCCGCCCCCTATTCGAAAGACTATTCGCATCCCATTGTGCTGGGCTGGGACATGGCCGGTGAGGTTGTTGAGGCCGGTACTGACGTAACGACGTTTAAACCGGGCGATGCCGTTTATGGGATGGTCAACTTCCCTAAACCCGGTCAGGCGTATGCCGAATATGTAGCCGCTCCCGCTGCTCACCTGGCGCTCAAACCCGCAACCTTATCATTTGAAGAGGCCGCTGCGGCTCCACTAGCCGTGCTTACCGCCTGGCAGGCGTTGACCGAACACGGCCAACTGAAAGCAGGTGAGAACGTTCTGATTCAAGCGGCATCCGGCGGAGTTGGTCACCTGGGAGTCCAACTGGCCAAAGCGCTGGGCGCTTATGTAATTGGAACCGCTTCGGGCAAAAACGAAGCCTTTGTCCGGTCGCTGGGAGCCGATGCGTTTATTGACTATACACAAACCAGCGTTGAGGAGTCGGTGAGCGATATTGACCTTGTTTTCGATACGGCAGGTGCCGATACCATCATGGCTTCAGCCAAGGTCTTAAAGCCAAACGGCCGGTTGATTTCCATTGCCTACGGCGCTATGGATAAGGTGCTGGCTGTTCGGCCCGATATTCGGGCCGAGCGTATTCTGGTCCACACCAGTGGTGATGACCTGCGTACGATCAATGAGTTTATTGATGCGGACAAATTAAAAATTTCCGTGAGTGAGGTTCTGCCCGCCAGTCAAATTGCCGATGCCCATCAAAAGCTGGAAAGCCGCCGGACAACCGGGAAAATCGTGTTGACGTTTTCGTAG
- a CDS encoding 2,3-bisphosphoglycerate-dependent phosphoglycerate mutase produces the protein MPLFVIVRHGQSQWNSENRFTGSTNTPLTDLGRHEAREAGVLLKAKQPPNFAIGFTSVLQRAIETLAIILAEIGQADLPVEQSAALNERMYGDLQGMNKHEAEERFGAEQVFRWRRGYTDQPPNGESLADTHARVIPYFQSNILPHLQAGQPVIVAAHGNSLRALLMDLEHISPEDIEKIELATGIPRQYDYDVATGEFRLLPS, from the coding sequence ATGCCTCTTTTCGTCATCGTCCGGCATGGACAATCGCAGTGGAATTCCGAAAATCGCTTTACGGGTTCCACCAACACGCCGTTAACCGATCTGGGTCGGCACGAAGCCCGCGAGGCCGGTGTCTTACTGAAAGCAAAACAACCGCCCAATTTTGCCATTGGCTTTACGTCGGTCTTGCAGCGGGCCATCGAGACGCTGGCGATTATTCTGGCCGAAATTGGCCAGGCAGACTTGCCCGTTGAACAGAGCGCGGCTCTCAACGAACGCATGTATGGCGATTTGCAGGGAATGAACAAGCACGAAGCCGAAGAGCGATTTGGGGCTGAACAGGTTTTCCGCTGGCGACGCGGCTACACCGATCAGCCCCCCAACGGCGAGAGTCTGGCCGACACCCACGCGCGGGTTATCCCTTACTTCCAGAGTAACATTCTTCCCCATCTGCAAGCTGGCCAACCCGTGATCGTGGCAGCCCATGGCAACAGCCTGCGGGCACTGCTGATGGATTTGGAACATATCAGTCCCGAAGACATCGAGAAAATTGAACTGGCTACGGGCATTCCCCGCCAGTATGACTATGACGTAGCAACGGGTGAATTCAGGCTGTTGCCAAGCTGA
- a CDS encoding exonuclease SbcCD subunit D C-terminal domain-containing protein — MDTEPKPTTGLSLTDSGGREMLQSSLSDYVAFLRKQPAVCGTPEQQETLIKHVAQGHELIKLVAAERLKITRQLDKQKHDWMEIEKEMTAPILAAMQPLKDAVEHYNRELLRVREHQQAEAARQTALTEPGQTTWLMPDVALVAKPKGVHMKWTFNIVDPNQVPNGYWIIDEGAIKADIANGVRDIPGVRIYEEAITTFRR; from the coding sequence ATGGATACTGAACCTAAACCCACTACCGGCCTGTCCCTGACGGATTCGGGCGGGCGCGAAATGCTCCAGTCTTCTCTGTCAGACTATGTTGCCTTTCTTCGTAAGCAGCCCGCCGTTTGCGGTACACCCGAGCAGCAGGAAACCCTCATCAAACACGTTGCCCAAGGTCACGAATTGATCAAACTTGTGGCGGCTGAACGACTCAAGATTACCCGCCAGCTCGACAAACAAAAGCACGACTGGATGGAGATTGAAAAAGAGATGACGGCCCCCATTCTGGCTGCGATGCAACCCCTCAAGGATGCTGTTGAACATTACAATCGGGAATTGCTGCGGGTTCGGGAGCACCAACAGGCCGAAGCCGCCCGACAGACGGCCCTTACCGAGCCGGGGCAGACAACTTGGCTGATGCCTGATGTGGCCCTGGTTGCCAAACCGAAAGGGGTCCATATGAAATGGACATTCAACATCGTCGACCCGAATCAGGTGCCTAACGGCTATTGGATTATCGATGAGGGAGCCATTAAGGCTGATATAGCCAACGGCGTACGCGACATACCCGGCGTGCGTATTTATGAGGAAGCCATTACAACGTTTCGGCGATAA
- a CDS encoding YihY/virulence factor BrkB family protein, producing MSNILARFYNRLFADSIPPLTSSATSATHQAGTSFFASAKTILSDSFSGFMDDRGLKLSAALAYYTIFSLAPLLVLIMSLASVFLGEEATQGHIFGQINGLVGNEAAKQIQDMIKNVSLSGKTNSALATGIVTLFIGATSLFGEIQDSVNLIWRVKAKPKRGWLKLIKDRLLSSSLIVSLGFLLMVSLIVNGLVLALSDQLTRFLPGLSVYLISGLNFLISTAVITILFGVIFKVLPDAKIAWKDVKWGALFTAGLFMIGRYAIGLYIDTTATSSAYGAAGSLIVLLTWIYYTAAILYFGAEFTLAYANHFGVKIEPAEHAVYIEQTERERDVKTIPTAQKVEQSKQ from the coding sequence ATGAGCAATATACTGGCACGCTTCTACAATCGATTATTTGCCGATTCCATTCCGCCACTAACGTCGTCTGCTACATCAGCTACCCATCAGGCTGGTACCAGTTTTTTTGCCAGTGCAAAAACAATATTAAGCGATTCGTTTTCAGGCTTTATGGATGATCGGGGCTTGAAGCTAAGTGCGGCTCTCGCTTACTACACGATCTTTTCCCTGGCTCCTCTACTGGTGCTTATCATGTCGCTGGCGAGCGTATTTCTGGGTGAGGAAGCTACCCAGGGGCACATTTTTGGTCAAATCAATGGATTGGTCGGGAACGAAGCGGCTAAACAAATTCAGGATATGATCAAAAATGTAAGCCTGTCAGGCAAAACAAACTCGGCGCTGGCAACTGGTATCGTTACATTGTTCATCGGAGCAACCAGTCTATTCGGCGAAATTCAGGATTCGGTCAATTTGATCTGGCGAGTAAAGGCCAAGCCCAAGCGGGGTTGGCTTAAACTTATTAAAGATCGGCTGCTGTCTTCTTCGCTAATCGTCAGTTTAGGCTTTCTGCTCATGGTATCCTTGATCGTTAATGGGCTTGTACTCGCCCTAAGCGATCAGCTAACCCGTTTTTTACCCGGCCTGAGCGTTTACCTGATTAGTGGGCTTAATTTTTTGATCAGTACGGCCGTCATAACCATACTGTTCGGCGTGATCTTTAAAGTGCTGCCCGACGCTAAAATTGCCTGGAAAGATGTCAAATGGGGCGCTCTCTTTACAGCTGGTCTATTTATGATTGGGCGCTATGCCATTGGCCTTTATATTGACACAACGGCTACCAGCTCGGCCTATGGCGCTGCAGGTTCGTTGATCGTTTTGTTGACCTGGATCTATTACACTGCAGCTATTCTTTATTTCGGCGCTGAATTTACGCTAGCTTACGCTAACCATTTTGGCGTAAAAATCGAGCCCGCCGAACATGCCGTTTACATTGAACAAACCGAACGAGAGCGAGACGTAAAAACCATTCCAACGGCACAGAAAGTAGAGCAAAGCAAGCAGTGA
- a CDS encoding SDR family NAD(P)-dependent oxidoreductase, which translates to MRFQDKVAIITGGASGIGLAVAKRLASEGARIVLADLNQDNLNKALPDVRSAGAPDIWGSVCNVAIEAQVEATVSGTLTRFGRLDVVVNNAGLMQFKPLEELTGEDWLRILNVDLLGAFYFTKQAFLHMKPGGTIVNVASIHAIETEPLVAPYAAAKAAVLSLTRSSALEGKPKGLRINAVLPGAVDTPMLWDNPNVKSGAETIDRADVGKPEDVAATIAYLASEDAAFVQGSSVRVDGGRLDRL; encoded by the coding sequence ATGCGATTTCAGGATAAAGTAGCCATTATAACGGGTGGTGCCAGTGGTATTGGACTGGCCGTAGCCAAACGGCTGGCATCGGAAGGGGCCCGCATCGTCTTAGCCGATCTGAACCAGGATAACCTCAATAAAGCCTTGCCAGACGTAAGATCAGCTGGTGCACCCGACATTTGGGGGAGCGTTTGTAACGTAGCCATCGAAGCGCAGGTTGAGGCCACCGTAAGCGGTACGCTAACGCGATTTGGGCGGCTGGATGTGGTTGTCAACAACGCCGGACTCATGCAATTTAAACCACTGGAAGAATTAACGGGCGAGGATTGGCTGCGCATTCTGAACGTAGATTTACTGGGCGCGTTTTACTTCACGAAACAGGCCTTTCTGCATATGAAGCCCGGTGGTACTATTGTCAATGTGGCCAGTATCCACGCCATTGAAACCGAACCCCTGGTTGCTCCTTACGCAGCGGCTAAGGCTGCAGTCCTATCGCTGACGCGTTCCTCCGCGCTGGAAGGCAAACCCAAAGGCCTGCGTATCAATGCCGTCTTACCCGGCGCTGTTGATACTCCTATGTTGTGGGACAATCCAAATGTAAAATCAGGTGCGGAAACGATTGACCGGGCAGACGTCGGTAAACCCGAAGACGTAGCGGCCACGATTGCCTACCTGGCATCGGAGGATGCTGCTTTTGTTCAGGGCTCGTCGGTGCGCGTCGACGGTGGTCGGCTTGATCGACTATGA
- a CDS encoding family 1 glycosylhydrolase yields the protein MVTQFLFATGIENSNPTIQAGKYRQDELEKCGHYQHWQTDFDLVEELGIRFLRYGPPIHTTFIGPGKYDWSFADLTFGELRKRDIVPIVDLCHFGVPDWIGNFQNPDFPALFAGYAHAFAKRFPWVQLYTPVNEMYICAEFSALYGWWNEQLRTDTAFVTALKHIVKANVLAMSAILDVRPDALFIQSESSEYFHAQNPAAIKPAEIRNAKRFLSLDLNYGRRVDSEMYEYLMDNGMTREEYHFFQGNNLKQYCIMGNDYYQTNEHRVAADGTTQASGEVFGYHVITRQYHDRYRLPVMHTETNLWQGPNGDEAVNWLWKEWANVLRVRNDGVPMVGFTWYSLTDQVDWDSALRENNGNVNPLGLCDLNRQIRPVGQAYKQLISDWKQVLPAQSVCLEVPIVMPSESNQSWAYQKQTDAKQARQNGANAVSKTNQTVD from the coding sequence ATGGTCACTCAATTTCTGTTTGCCACGGGCATCGAAAATAGCAATCCAACCATTCAGGCCGGAAAATACCGCCAGGATGAACTAGAAAAATGCGGCCATTATCAGCATTGGCAAACTGATTTTGACCTGGTCGAAGAACTGGGCATTCGCTTCCTGCGCTATGGGCCTCCTATTCATACCACCTTTATAGGCCCAGGAAAATACGACTGGTCGTTTGCCGACCTAACGTTTGGTGAGTTGCGCAAACGCGACATTGTACCCATTGTTGACCTGTGTCATTTTGGTGTACCCGATTGGATTGGCAATTTTCAGAATCCAGATTTCCCGGCTCTTTTTGCTGGCTATGCCCACGCATTTGCCAAACGGTTTCCCTGGGTTCAGCTCTATACCCCCGTTAACGAAATGTACATCTGTGCTGAGTTTTCAGCTCTCTATGGCTGGTGGAACGAGCAACTCCGTACTGATACCGCTTTTGTTACGGCGCTTAAGCACATTGTCAAGGCGAATGTTTTGGCCATGAGCGCCATTTTGGACGTGAGGCCCGATGCGCTCTTTATCCAAAGCGAATCGTCGGAGTATTTCCATGCCCAAAATCCGGCGGCTATCAAGCCCGCTGAGATAAGGAATGCCAAACGCTTCTTATCGCTTGATCTTAACTATGGACGTCGGGTCGATTCGGAGATGTACGAATACCTGATGGACAATGGCATGACGCGAGAGGAGTATCATTTCTTTCAGGGTAATAACCTCAAGCAGTATTGCATCATGGGTAATGATTATTACCAGACCAATGAACACCGGGTGGCCGCTGACGGTACGACTCAGGCATCGGGTGAGGTATTTGGCTATCATGTCATCACGCGCCAATACCATGACCGGTATCGACTGCCCGTCATGCATACCGAAACGAATTTGTGGCAGGGACCGAATGGGGACGAAGCGGTGAATTGGCTTTGGAAAGAGTGGGCCAACGTTCTGCGGGTACGGAACGATGGCGTACCAATGGTTGGATTTACCTGGTACTCTCTGACCGATCAGGTCGACTGGGATTCGGCGCTGCGTGAAAATAATGGCAACGTGAATCCTTTGGGTCTGTGTGACCTTAACCGGCAGATTCGCCCGGTCGGTCAGGCCTACAAGCAATTGATTAGTGACTGGAAACAAGTGTTGCCGGCCCAGAGTGTTTGTTTGGAAGTGCCGATTGTGATGCCCAGTGAGAGCAACCAGTCGTGGGCCTATCAGAAACAAACCGACGCCAAGCAGGCTCGTCAGAATGGAGCGAATGCCGTCTCCAAAACCAACCAAACAGTTGACTAG
- a CDS encoding PadR family transcriptional regulator, with protein sequence MRRTYLGEFEEVVLLMVAILDGEGYGVTVSQALEEHTGRVVTFGTVHNTLIRLEEKGFVQSELGGATAERGGRRKRLFRITALGSRALQELQQLRQELWQLLPPNTLRLGSV encoded by the coding sequence ATGCGTCGAACGTATCTGGGCGAGTTTGAAGAGGTGGTACTACTTATGGTAGCCATTCTGGATGGGGAAGGCTACGGGGTTACCGTCAGTCAGGCGCTGGAAGAACATACTGGGCGGGTCGTTACCTTCGGCACGGTGCATAACACGCTTATCCGGTTAGAAGAGAAAGGGTTTGTACAGTCTGAGCTGGGTGGTGCTACCGCCGAGCGAGGTGGTCGGCGAAAGCGGCTGTTCAGGATTACAGCGCTGGGTAGTCGGGCGTTGCAGGAGCTCCAGCAGTTACGTCAGGAGCTTTGGCAACTGCTACCACCCAATACCCTTCGACTTGGCAGCGTATGA